GCCCTACAGCCCACCACACTTGGttcagtttctttctttcttggacAAAACCAAGTTGACAGACAGGcatgactttgtgaaggtggacattttcaggtttttgtttaatgagtaagaaaAGTTCTATGAATGTCTGTCAGATAATTGACGTTTTTAACAAAACTCTTTTTAACAAGCTGCTtcaatgtccccacacactgctccccgggcacctgtcatggctgcccactgctcactcagggtgatggttaaatgcagaggacacatttcactgtgtgcaccgtgtgctgtgtatcacaagtgacaatcacttcactttacttttatgttATCCAGGATTTGGTCTGGTGTTGAAACTTGACACCTTCATGATCCATAACTATCATTAAAACTAACTCATCATGATCATCTATTTACTCTTTTATCATTTAGAATGTTGTAATTAATGTCAGTGTTACATAGGTTTGCCTATATGACTTTGAGTCCTATATTTGCCACTTTTTTTGCTATTTCTTACATGAAATTTATTTCTTAATGTTTTTCAGAGCATCAGCAAGATATACGCAAGGTACCCCAGTCACGTTGTTCTTTCCTGCTCTGTAAAAGCTGCTGAGCCCGTGCGCTCTGGGGGTTTTGACCGCCGTTGTCCTTTTTCTCCAAGTCCCTTCCAGATGAGCAGCTCCATACAGGCCACCAGCTGCACGCCGGACTGGTCCGAGTTCACCGGGCCCTTCCAGCTCATCATGTGGAAGAAGATGATGCACGTCCTGCACACCAGTACGTGCCTCGCCTGCGTTCTCTCCACGCACAGGCCGCTGAAGGCTCATTATGTCCTGTGTTTTCGCTTCGTTACCAAGTCGGTTTAGGATTTTCCCGCAGCATTCGGGGTTTCTGCCTCACACTTGTTAGTACAGGTATATCCTGTAGGTGGGTGGAGCCTGGATCACCTGTATATATCAGCAATGTTCCTGTAGAAACAGCTGTTGTATGAAGGCTCAGTAAGGGGACACGAGTGAATGGTTTCACGTTGTTGGTTCCGTGTGCTCAGTTCTCAGCAGGCCTGTTTACATTAATCCCATAATcgctgcatcgcgatgcagacgtggactatCTCTGGTTAAAAAGTAgggccggtagtgactgtggtggcctttGATTTTGCTAACCTGCCACCagaaacgcctggttcagactcTGATCTAGAACGGTGAACGTAGAACAGTGGATGTAGAACGATATCAATAGAAAGACGGTTGTAGAACGATATCTGTGGGAATGGCGGCCGTGGGAAGGTGGCTATGATACTTCATCATGCTTCCGTTGCTGGTTCATTGATGATTCCGTGTCTGCTGTCTCGTCCAGTGCCTCAGAACCTGACGCTGGACCTGGACACCGCCCACCCGTCTCTGGCCATCAGCGATTTTGACACCAAGGTGGAGGAGGGCCGCACCCGCTCGCAGGAGCCCGACATGCCGCAGCGCTTCACCCGCTTTTTCGGGGTGCTGGCCACGGCGCAGTACTCCAGCGGGCAGCACTACTGGGAGGTGGACGTGCGGGACAAGGGGGTGTGGTACTTGGGCGTGACCACCGAGTACAGCAACAGGAAGGGCTTCGTCAACCTTTCGCCCTCCGCCGGCTACTGGAGCCTGTGCCTGCAGGACCGGCTGTACGCCAACGAGGAGGACGCCCGCATCCCCGTGGCGGACTACTGGAACTCCCCCCGCGTGGGCGTGTTCCTGGACTACGGCCGCGGCCGCGTGTCCTTCTACGACGCCGTCACCATGAAGCGCGTCTACACCTTCACGGCGTACTTCGACGAGCCGGTCTCTCCGTTCTTCAGCCCGGGCAAGAACGACCCCGGCAGCCGCCTGCAGATCTGCCACTACTACTGACGGACCGTCTCCGCCTGGACAAAAGCAGCGAGACAAGGCGTCGCCGCTCACGGCTCCGTTTCGCCGAGCGTTCCTTACGAGACGCTCGCCTGCAACGtggctcctcctcctggtccacTTTCGTTAACACACATTTTGTCGTGTAGCTTTTGGTCGTGTAGCCACACCCATGTGTAAATGTTTAACCGACTAGTTGTGAGCGGCGGGCGTCCAGCGGTCTCGAACCGGGGCACCGACGTCGGCGTCCCCTTACAAAGTCCCGTCCCGGGGCGCGGCAGTGTTGTCTCGTCGTTTCGTAAAAGTGACCccgctcttctctctctcttcttatATACCGCGTGTTTTTCTACGCCCATCATGTTGTCCCAGTGCGACGTGGACAGGATGTCCCTgcgtctttttttcccccatttggGGACGGCAACTGATTACTTGAGTCTGTTGTGAACTCGGTGTACAGAATTCTGGCTTCAGTGAGTTGATTAAAGCATCAGACACACTGtgtggtttttcttttatttacgTGACGCGGCAGCGTTTCTTTTATTGTTGGACctttttaagcttttttttttttaattgtgcattttttttttttatgcaaattgAAGACCCCAAATGTCCTGTGCATGATAAACCATTCGGCAGAGGACGGTGTCATACCTCTGTTTACGCAGCCAGGTAACCGCGTACGGTCACGGCCGCGacacggagggagggagggagagagagagagagagagaacgagctCACACACCCGAGCCCATTTCTGCAACCTGACTGGAGCAGATGAGTTGTGTAGGTACGTCCGTGAACGTCCGTATTTCAGTTGAGGAGCGATTTCACCCACAATAACAAAACGTGTGTTACGGACACAAGGCCAAGGTCTGGTAAAAGCTGGTAAACGTGCGTCgcaccattattattattatcatcatcattaacACAAGGATACTGTTCAGAGAAACTAGTAATAATTGGAAATGGCACAGCAATGGGTTTCTGCTACAATCATAACTGGAACATATCAGTTCGAATAACATGGAAATGATCTTAACTCTATACAGGCAGGTATTTACAGAAGACTCGGAAAATCATGGCGTGACATGCTATGGCATCACAATTTCACTTGCATAAATATTATAGaatatttatatcattttgGCAAAGTAGTGATGAAAcctcacagacaaaaaaaaagaataaataaaacgatGGTTCCACAAATTACACCGAGCCCATAATAATGGggtgaggaaaaagaaaatgatccGTTAACAAAGTGTAGAAAAAGAAGGGAGGAAATAACACAAAGTCGGTTTCTGTTTTTGGCTCCTTGAATGTGCATAAATTTGTGCTATAGGtttacagtaaatacagtaCGACGCCTGCACTTGCtttctcccttttctctttttttcagctgCCATTTTGTTATAGGTGCTGAGCTGTCAGTCGCTGCACTGGAGGATATGAGTGTAAGAATACCGATGAGtacattaatttatatatatatatatattcttatatacacacagttaCGCGTATGTACAAATATATCTATATGCATGTCGGTACAAATGCACAGCTCCGGTGGTGGGTTTATGCTAATAAGCTTCAGCTCCTCGATTCCAGGGTCGAACCACAAAACCACCAAACAAACGAATGCACGTGGCGCTGCATGGAGAGACGGTTTAAAAGGGCCGACGTGGGCGTGTCAGGCTCCCACGACTTGAGTTGCCGTCGGTGACCGGCCAGGCGGTTTCACATTTGACAGAGAGTGCTGTAACCGCGCTGGTAATGTTCAGGGTTTGGTTAGAGGGCATGAAAACTGTGCAAAATGACGTTTGAGGACGCGGCCAGCAGGGGGTGCAGGGGCTCTACTGCAGGTAGCGGTACACTTTAAAGCAGTGGTTTCCCGAGTCAGCCACCACGACGTGGCCATCGGAGGTCAGGGCCAGACCCTGTGGACCGTACAGGGGGTCCGCGCTGGTGTTGATATACGACAGGAAGGACCCCGAGCTGTCAAACACCTGAAGAAAGGCAGAAGGAAGCATTTCGGTTAGCCGACTGCTCTGAGATCAAGGAAGGATAAGTAGCCTCCACACACCCACCTGAATCCTACTGTTTCCCCAGTCGGCCACGATGATGTTCCCATTACTGTCCACTGCTACACCGGTGGGGGCGTTGAACTGACCATTGCCCTCACCGTGGGAGCCGAACTTGAAGAGGAACTCCCCATCAGCGTTGTAGACCTGAAGAAGACATAAAGGAGGCTTATTTACTGTACATACTCACCGGACTCCGCCATAAAGGGTCTACTCGTTTTCAGAATGAAGATATATCAagaaaaaatatgattaatttGAGCTATTTCTGTGCAATCCCTTCTGATTTGGTGAAATACCGCCCCCTAGTGTACGTTCTGCAGGTGGCGAAATGCACGTGAGGCACCTTTAATAATGAATAACCATAGATTACCTTGACCGAGTGGTTGTGGAAGTCCGTCACCACAATTTCATTCTTGTTGTTAACGGCTACGAAGTGTGGACCTGGACAAAGACAAGGAGAGGAAGAACTTGGCTGATGACCAAGGTCAGGTGACCTTCAGCAGGAAGTGGAACCCGACTGAAGTTCCTCGTTGGTGCATTCGGAGGATGTGGTCGGGTCTTGTTagtaaaaagcatttttaatgtaGCTGCCGGTtctttataaaacattttacgTGTATTTACTACCAACATCAGCACAACACACTGGGATGCAGAGCAATGCACTCTGGGACGGGACACGCTCCATACTTACTGAACACCGCGCCAGATTTACTAAGCTTTTGATCCAGTGCGGCGTTCGCACCGCTTTTTTCTAAAAGGAACGGGAGAACAAAACAGGGGTGAGGTCAGAAACGGTAACGGCGCCCTGAGACAACTGAAAGACCACGCCCTGCACGACCACGCcctacacacactcgcactccATCAACGTTCACGCCCGATGGTGCAACCCGGGATAGGACACGCCGGGAGGGGCGCGAAGTGGCCAAGATGGAGGCGGCTGGATTCTTCAGCTGTACCGGCCACCCCGGTGTTTGTCCGCGGGTGCACAGGTAGGGTGTTGGTCCAGGATCTGACCTGACCGTTCAAAGCACGGCCGCTCGGTGTCACTCGTCTGGTGACCAGCACACCAGTTTTGATTTAATTTCCGTACTTATTACGTATTTATTACGGATTCAAGCAGCATGTGTGTGGTGCGGCCCAGGAAATGCATCatggtgggaaaaaaaggacCAGCATGCAAACGGTTCCGTGAAGTAGGTGGGCCCCCCCGGTACCTGCGAACTGCCGCTCAGTCGTCCCTCTGGCCCCGAACTTGGTGACCAGTTTCCCGTTGGACTGGAAGATGAAGACGCAGCAGGCTTTGTTGTCCACGGTGATGATGTGGCCGTTCCGGTCCACCGCCACGCCCTTGGGCCCCATCAGACGGCCGGCGCCGATTTTATTCTACGGCGGGGTGAagaataaaatggaaaatagATCCCGGCTCCGCCGGCTCGAAATGAGACTTGCCGCTGGAGGAATTACCTTAAACTTCCCGTCAGACGTGAAGATGCTGACCCACCGATTGTCGTAGTCCGCCACAATGATGTCACCATTCATGTCCACAGTGACACCTGTGGGCCGCTGCAGCTGTCCGGGGGaacgacctctgaccccaaacCGTAACTTGAACTGCCCGTCGTTGGTAAAAACCTTTGTGTAAAAGGAGCGGGGCTTTGACTGACGGGAACTGCGCTTAAAAAATGTGTAGGCATCACGTGAAAGACGTGGAGATGGTCACCTGGATGCACTGGTTGTTGCTGtcggccaccaccaccctgccgCTGCTGGAGGCTGAGATGCCCTGCAGATTGGTGAACTCGCCCTTCTCCCTCCCTCGTGACCctgcaccaaaacacacacgccaTTCAGCCCAACTGAGGAAATATCTCCGTCAATGAACCTTTTTACCGTGACCGAGATGAGTggcaatgtaaatgctggtcatgtgacgataactgcagggtgggccatttatatggatacaccttaataaaatgggaatggttggtgacattgaacacattttataagtggtcagaaacttgtaaatatctcatgaaagaataaagttacgttaaaaccattgaaaaccatttttttcttgtgaaattaccaataaatttgatgtcacatgaccctcttcccattgaaaaaaaaacaaaagttggatccaagatggccgacttcaaaatggccattttattaaggtgtatccttGTAAATGGCTCTCCCTGTATAACAAAATCTAACGTAATATAATAAAAGAGACAAGACGTTAATTCCTCTCGTTTTATAGCAGCTCTTCTGTGTCTCCCTCCCGTCACTTCCTCAATACGCGCTAGCAACATTCCTTCGCTTTCAGGACACTTGTGGTAAGTTAGCAGCTGTCTGGGTGTGAAGTGGAACAGAAGACAgaaacttgttttaattatgaaacaggtttgactaaaagaaaatgttggttttgtctgttttatgcgatacttgtactatattgaatTGCATTAGAAAAAACGACaaataaaatagtcatggacaataaaataaactaataaaataCTATCTGagtaaaataagacaaaaatgctcagtttagtcgactgaaacttgactagaccaAAAGCAGACtgattaaaagtaaaattacggctaaaattacaaaaactaagattaagacagggtggtagtagcctagcgggtaacacactcgcctgtgaaccagaagacccaggttcaaaccccacttactaccatcgtgtccctgagcaggacacttaaccctgagtgtctccagggggggactgtccctgtcactactgactgtaagtcgctctgataaggccgtctggtaaatgccgtaaatataaacgTAAGACAGAGTGGCAAAAGCGGTTTGAGCGTGCCCTTACCCACTCGGTAGATTAGCTCGTCTTCGATCGGGTTCTCCTTCTTCTTGGTGGTGCTGTACATGCTGGACGGCCTGCGGACCGCCTTCTGACGGACGTGGCCCCCAGTGCCGCTGGGGGACTTGACCCTCCTCTTCACGTCATCCGGGGACTGTGGCACGTCTGAAGGCTTGACGGCGCGCAGGCGGAAGGGACTCCCTCGGACGGGCTGTCCGTACAGCAGCAGGGACAGGGCGTACTCGCCCTCGCCGCGCAGGGTGTAGCCCACCTCGTACGTCCCGTTCTTGTTGTCGGTGACCTCCACCTCCGCGGCTCGGCCGCCGTCCGCCGCGGAGACCTCGGCCTGCAGCTTAGCACTGCCCGTCCTCACCAGGTCCCCGTCCTTGTCCTTGGTGGTGACGGTGATGGTGGTGTGGTGGCCCACTAGCGCGTGGCGAAGGCCTTCTCCGGTGGCCACGCTGGTGTGGCCCACAGCCGAGGTGGTGATCAGGACCCCGAGGTTCTGGATGGAGCGGCGCAGTCCCTCCGTCTCCGCCTGGCACCCCAGGTGGGCGTTCTGGTGAGGGCGCTCGGGGAAGTCGTGGCGGGCGAGGGCGCTGACGCGCTCGCTCATCTGCTTCTGCACCAGCAGGACCTCGGTGGCGCTGCCGTGGGACAGGGCCTGTTCCGTAAAGCTGCAGCTGCTCTGGATGTGCTCCTTCCCCTGGAGGAGGGACGAGAGCTGGGCCTGCAGAACCTGGACCATAAAGAGGAGCCAGAATATCTCAACATGGCAACACTAAAACAAGAAAGGGGAATACTCCCTTTTACACCTGAATTAAAACCAAAACGCTTCATCAGTATTGTTAGACGTTCGATACCAACCcatatatcaaatatttaatACGTGTGGTACGTGCATGTCGTCATACTCGGCATATTAGCACAACACTCGCCCGATCGGTTCCTGGCAACCACCATGTTAGTGGCCTAAACCTGACCCCTGCCCCCTAACCCATGTGCATGTGACAGCAGGGTCAGGCGCTGCAGCCACTGTGAGGTGTGGAACTCCACAGTAGGATGAAACGTGGTTAGGTTCAGGTGTAGGGTTCGGGCGTGGAGGTCACACGGACTGAATATTAGGATACGCCTGTCAAGATTCTCAgacatccaggtgaatttgtctggaagttgagtcgtggcaactggactttttaCAGTAGAGAGACGTTTTGTTCTGCATCCACAGATGCAGAAcgaaagttctgtggatgcagaataaAATATCTCTACCATGAAGAAAGAAGATCAGTTGCCACAGATATCTACGGTTCTACGGTTAAAGCGTCCGACGGAACGGACGGAACTCTGTAGCGTATACTacatacagtcgtggccaaaagttttgagaatgacatatactgtttaatataaagtttgctgctgctgtgtttttacaTCTTTCTGCGGTGTATTGATGACCTCTACAGTTCGCCCTGACCTGCTGTCAACTTCTCAACTTCCTGACTGACGGCGACCCGTTCCTTCATTATCAGTCCATGGAGTTTgccagaatttgtgggtttttttttttttttgcccacctgcctcttgaggattgaccacaagctCTCATTTGGATTCAGCTTCCGTGGAGTTTCCAGGCCATCGACCCCAAATTCCAATGTTTTGttcctgctgccattcctgagcgagctctgcactggtggcaccccgatcccgcagccgGATCATCTACTTACTGGACTTTCTTGGTctccctgaagccttcttcacaacacttgaacgtctctccttaaagtttttgatgatcctataaatggttgatttaggttgATCTTAGTAGCAGGAATATGGTGGTCTGTGAAGCGCTTTTCATGCAACACGTTTCCTTGCAGGTAT
The window above is part of the Denticeps clupeoides chromosome 6, fDenClu1.1, whole genome shotgun sequence genome. Proteins encoded here:
- the trim3b gene encoding tripartite motif-containing protein 3b isoform X3 codes for the protein MSVAMAKREAGSTSPVVRQIDKQFLVCSICLDHYHNPKVLPCLHTFCESCLQNYIPPQSLTLSCPVCRQTSILPEKGVAALQNNFFITNLMEVLQRNPECSPPEACSVLESVSAAAAGKPLCCPNHEGKVMEFYCESCETAMCLDCTEGEHREHVTVPLRDVLEQHKAALKNQLDAIRNRLPQLSVAIELVNEISRQLTERKNEAVVEINSTFEELERALHLRKNVLVTDLENICCAKQKVLQAQLSSLLQGKEHIQSSCSFTEQALSHGSATEVLLVQKQMSERVSALARHDFPERPHQNAHLGCQAETEGLRRSIQNLGVLITTSAVGHTSVATGEGLRHALVGHHTTITVTTKDKDGDLVRTGSAKLQAEVSAADGGRAAEVEVTDNKNGTYEVGYTLRGEGEYALSLLLYGQPVRGSPFRLRAVKPSDVPQSPDDVKRRVKSPSGTGGHVRQKAVRRPSSMYSTTKKKENPIEDELIYRVGSRGREKGEFTNLQGISASSSGRVVVADSNNQCIQVFTNDGQFKLRFGVRGRSPGQLQRPTGVTVDMNGDIIVADYDNRWVSIFTSDGKFKNKIGAGRLMGPKGVAVDRNGHIITVDNKACCVFIFQSNGKLVTKFGARGTTERQFAEKSGANAALDQKLSKSGAVFSPHFVAVNNKNEIVVTDFHNHSVKVYNADGEFLFKFGSHGEGNGQFNAPTGVAVDSNGNIIVADWGNSRIQVFDSSGSFLSYINTSADPLYGPQGLALTSDGHVVVADSGNHCFKVYRYLQ
- the trim3b gene encoding tripartite motif-containing protein 3b isoform X2, with translation MEPQETSPPRTHTHTHTHTHTRADELTTTRAFGRPPRMSVAMAKREAGSTSPVVRQIDKQFLVCSICLDHYHNPKVLPCLHTFCESCLQNYIPPQSLTLSCPVCRQTSILPEKGVAALQNNFFITNLMEVLQRNPECSPPEACSVLESVSAAAAGKPLCCPNHEGKVMEFYCESCETAMCLDCTEGEHREHVTVPLRDVLEQHKAALKNQLDAIRNRLPQLSVAIELVNEISRQLTERKNEAVVEINSTFEELERALHLRKNVLVTDLENICCAKQKVLQAQLSSLLQGKEHIQSSCSFTEQALSHGSATEVLLVQKQMSERVSALARHDFPERPHQNAHLGCQAETEGLRRSIQNLGVLITTSAVGHTSVATGEGLRHALVGHHTTITVTTKDKDGDLVRTGSAKLQAEVSAADGGRAAEVEVTDNKNGTYEVGYTLRGEGEYALSLLLYGQPVRGSPFRLRAVKPSDVPQSPDDVKRRVKSPSGTGGHVRQKAVRRPSSMYSTTKKKENPIEDELIYRVGSRGREKGEFTNLQGISASSSGRVVVADSNNQCIQVFTNDGQFKLRFGVRGRSPGQLQRPTGVTVDMNGDIIVADYDNRWVSIFTSDGKFKNKIGAGRLMGPKGVAVDRNGHIITVDNKACCVFIFQSNGKLVTKFGARGTTERQFAGPHFVAVNNKNEIVVTDFHNHSVKVYNADGEFLFKFGSHGEGNGQFNAPTGVAVDSNGNIIVADWGNSRIQVFDSSGSFLSYINTSADPLYGPQGLALTSDGHVVVADSGNHCFKVYRYLQ
- the trim3b gene encoding tripartite motif-containing protein 3b isoform X1, with the protein product MEPQETSPPRTHTHTHTHTHTRADELTTTRAFGRPPRMSVAMAKREAGSTSPVVRQIDKQFLVCSICLDHYHNPKVLPCLHTFCESCLQNYIPPQSLTLSCPVCRQTSILPEKGVAALQNNFFITNLMEVLQRNPECSPPEACSVLESVSAAAAGKPLCCPNHEGKVMEFYCESCETAMCLDCTEGEHREHVTVPLRDVLEQHKAALKNQLDAIRNRLPQLSVAIELVNEISRQLTERKNEAVVEINSTFEELERALHLRKNVLVTDLENICCAKQKVLQAQLSSLLQGKEHIQSSCSFTEQALSHGSATEVLLVQKQMSERVSALARHDFPERPHQNAHLGCQAETEGLRRSIQNLGVLITTSAVGHTSVATGEGLRHALVGHHTTITVTTKDKDGDLVRTGSAKLQAEVSAADGGRAAEVEVTDNKNGTYEVGYTLRGEGEYALSLLLYGQPVRGSPFRLRAVKPSDVPQSPDDVKRRVKSPSGTGGHVRQKAVRRPSSMYSTTKKKENPIEDELIYRVGSRGREKGEFTNLQGISASSSGRVVVADSNNQCIQVFTNDGQFKLRFGVRGRSPGQLQRPTGVTVDMNGDIIVADYDNRWVSIFTSDGKFKNKIGAGRLMGPKGVAVDRNGHIITVDNKACCVFIFQSNGKLVTKFGARGTTERQFAEKSGANAALDQKLSKSGAVFSPHFVAVNNKNEIVVTDFHNHSVKVYNADGEFLFKFGSHGEGNGQFNAPTGVAVDSNGNIIVADWGNSRIQVFDSSGSFLSYINTSADPLYGPQGLALTSDGHVVVADSGNHCFKVYRYLQ